TGCGAAAAACGAGCACAAACTTGACCCAACGTGATCACTCAGAGTAAAGTTACACTCTCCAGCGTTCGCGGTCGGGGAACCTGATCACGTTCCCCAGAATCGCTGATCACTTCCACCAGAATACGCAGCATGAGAAAGATCCCGTCAGGTTTCAAGGCAGAGGCGATGCGTTTGAGCACGTCGCGAGGTTTAGCTTGGTCGTGAATCGCGTCAAAAGCGGTGATCAGCCCATAGCGCTCATGATCTTCCATCGTCGCCATGTCCTTGACCGCGAACCGCACGTTGGTGAGTCCCCAGGCGTGCGCTTCGGTCTTGCCCGCAGCGATCCCTTCTTTGGAGAAGTCATAACCAGTGAAGCGACTCTGCGGAAAGGCTTTGGCCATCATGTTGAGAGCGTGACCACGGCCGCAGCCGACATCGAGCACTTCGATCCCGCTTCGCAGTGCTTCTATGATGCCAGGTGCTAAGGGCAGAATAGCATCAACCAGCGCGGCAGCGACGGTCTGACTACTCTCTTCCGCCATGACGTGTTGGAAGCGAGGAAAGGCCGCGTATGGTACGCCACCCCCATGCCGGAAGCATTCGACGATGGCGTCTTCGACGGCACCCAACAACGGAATGTACTGCATGAACATCGCCATGTTGTTCGGTGTCGCAGCGCGTGTGAGCGAGGCGGCATGTTCGGGTGGCAACTTATAGCTGTCGCTGGCCGCGTCGTACGTCACGATGCGACCGGTGACCATCGCGCCGAGCCATTCGCGGACATAGCGTTCTTGTAGCCCGGCGGCGCGAGCAATCTGTCCACTGGTACTGGCCGGTAACTCCGCCATGGTGTCGAACAGCCCGGTACGATGACCGATGCTGAGCATCAGGGCTATTGCGCCATGATTCAGTACGGTCAGCATGTGGTGGGAAAATTCCTCGACTGTGGCCGGATTGAGTGTGGTGTTCATGATGGTGTCCTCTTTGTTAATGGATAGTAGGCAGGTCAGTTCGACCTGCCCTCTCCCTGGCAGGGAGAGGGCTAGGGTGAGGGTCGAAAGCTAGGTATAAGAGTCAATGCTATCGCGCATGGCTTTATGGTCTGATCTCAAACCGCAAGTTCACGCCGTCGCTACTGTTGAACCCGATCATGGTCTGCACGGTTTCTCCCCGCATATTCTTGTAGGGTCCAGTGCCAC
This is a stretch of genomic DNA from Deltaproteobacteria bacterium. It encodes these proteins:
- a CDS encoding methyltransferase domain-containing protein → MNTTLNPATVEEFSHHMLTVLNHGAIALMLSIGHRTGLFDTMAELPASTSGQIARAAGLQERYVREWLGAMVTGRIVTYDAASDSYKLPPEHAASLTRAATPNNMAMFMQYIPLLGAVEDAIVECFRHGGGVPYAAFPRFQHVMAEESSQTVAAALVDAILPLAPGIIEALRSGIEVLDVGCGRGHALNMMAKAFPQSRFTGYDFSKEGIAAGKTEAHAWGLTNVRFAVKDMATMEDHERYGLITAFDAIHDQAKPRDVLKRIASALKPDGIFLMLRILVEVISDSGERDQVPRPRTLESVTLL